In Acanthochromis polyacanthus isolate Apoly-LR-REF ecotype Palm Island chromosome 9, KAUST_Apoly_ChrSc, whole genome shotgun sequence, the DNA window TTACAGTGTCACAATATATTTTACTGCAGCACAGTGTCAGTTCTTGCATCAGGAACTCTGTCAGTtagtgacaaaaattaaaaagaaggaACAGACAACTAAACATCTGAAACAAGCAGGTTTAAACTGAGAGAACAGTTTCTGAAACCACCTTTAAGCAGCATGTCACTGGTGTGTTTCTAACTCCACTCTGGGTCAGTTCACCCAAATCGTTCTATAGATTTTCTAGATTAATCGTAGTGGAGTCATGCAGACTGTTTAAATTTCCTTTTGTGTGGTTTTTCTAGAACTATATCCAAGTACAACTGCTGAATGTAGATTATGTAGGCAGATCAAAAAGTTCTGGGACTGTTCCTGTTGCGTCCTTTGCTACTGTCAAGTGCCAGGAGATTCCATGATGTTGTGTTATCAAAAACAGGACCTGTGCTACACATGGCTTTATGACCACTGGTAGGATTTCTACAATAGCCAGCAACTATAGCAGAGTAGAAAACATCTCAAAAGCCGTGACAACTCAACCTTCATGTCTAGGATCTTTACTGGTATGAGAGGTGGGTCTGCAGCCACCGTTAAGAGAACAAACAGCTGCTTTGACAGTGGAGCAGCTGCAGGTTCAAAAGCTGGTCGAGGTGCATCAGGTCAGGAGCATGCTCGCtgttttcatcaacattcaACAACTAATTTGCCAGTTTTGCTGTAACGTCCTGAGGCATCTGAGGGAAAACATCTGGAGCAAACCAACTGAACTATGATGCATTGGTATGCAGGTGCTTCAAAGCAAAGTTTTTtggccacaacaacacaatcatcGCCCAGCACCTGCCCTGTTTGCCAGATTGAGCTCCTTTcgacttcttcctcttcccaAAATAAAACCCAAGTTCAACGATGCCTGTTTTGACAGTGGAAGAGATTTTGTGTCATCGCTGAAGGTTCTTGGCTTCACGTACAGACCGGGACGTCCAGAGAGCATTTcaaatgtggcaggagcactgggagcagtgtATCAGTTCACAAGAAGAATGTGTCAATAGGGATGGCAGCCAATTATAAATGTGGTaggatttttgatttttacaagCACAGTCtctgaactttttgatcacACCTCGTAGCTGAAGTCTTCTATTTGTGTACAAAACTcagaaatgtaagaaaattCCAACATCTTTTTACAGCAAATAACAACTGACTATTTGACcaaatatgtttttaacaaTTGTGTGGACTGACCCTTTAAATTTCAGTGAAAACAGTCTCATTTATGAGATCCTGAGAGCCCAGCTGGACCGTCAGTGTCACCTcagatcacattttggacagatgcCCTTATTTGTCTGTACTTTAAATGCTGAAGTCATGTtccctaaaaacaaaaaaatcatcagatttgACTCGAAAAAGATGCAGCTAAAAGCCACATATCTCTGAAAGTTTGTGTAAAAGACTCATTTCCACTGAACTTTAAGAGAGAAAAGATCCAACAATGTTAAAACCCTTTTAAAAGGCTCAGTTCCCTAACATTGATTTCATGGATTAAAACGTTCACCTGGCTGAGTTGACGCCTCAGATGCGATTTGACATCATCCCGGTGTTCAGTTTCAGAAAGAATGACTTCAGTTTGCACATCCggcacttcttcttcttcctcttcttcttaaCGTTCTTGCCTTTCTTGTACACTCCCTGATattttccctcctcctcctccccttcaTCCACCCAGGGTACCCAGGCTCCTCCGTGATGGCTggggttggctcgggggtcgtCGGGTGGAAAGTAAACGGGCACGGCGGTTTGGTTGTAGTAGGCAAGTCGAGCCAGCAGCTGTTGGACCACATCTGGCCTCTGGTCTGCAAGGTCATGCCGCTCGTACGGGTCACCTGTGATGTTGAAGAGCCAGATGTTTTTGTGGGCGGAGGTTTTGTAGAATGGCAGCAAGGTGCGTTCAAGGTTCCACCAGCGACCAGGGAGAGTTGGAAGCACCTGGggattaatatttatgtttatttatgttcaATTTAAGGCTAAAAAATGAAAGGCATTTCTTTTACTGTTGGTTGCGGTACCTGTGGAGGGACCCAGTCTCCGTGACCTGGATCTCCTGTTAGCAGCTTCCAGTCTCCGACTCTGATGGCAGCCTGGACAGATGTGTCCCACACTGGCTGGAGGCTAACCGAGGCGGTCGGTTGGGACTTGGGCAGCTGTGTTCCCGGCTGGGAAACGTTCTGGTACTGGAATGATGTCCGTCTGGATTTTGCCCTGAAATGTAGTTTGAGCTGCCtcttagattttggcagtggtggtccaaactgtgacaaattCTGGTTCAGAATTGTGGTCCGCCGGGATTTGGTCTTCGAACGTGATTGGCTCTGAGGCTGAGATTTGGGGCGGGATGTTCCTGACACTGATGGAAAACCGCTGGAGCTAATCTTCGGATTTGGCCTGTAATGGGAAAGTGTCTGGCGCTGAGAGTGGGCTTTGGTCTTGGCTTTAGATGTGGGCTTTGATTTGGGAAGGGGCTTACGTTTCGGTTTGGGAAGGGGCTTGGATTTAGATTTGGCAGCATGATGGGCAAATGTCCGAGGTTTCTTGGTGGTCTTTAACTTGAATGCTGACTTCTGTTTAGGTTGTTGCTTCaaaaccttcttcttcttctttttcttcttcggCTTCTTCGGTGCTGCGCCTTTTGGTGTTTTCActggaaaatcacagaaagcAGAAGTAAAACAGGAATACAATGTAAGCAGATGTCTACTGTGAAGGGTTCTTGTACCTACAAGTCTCCCTTCTTTATCTTCCTTCCAAAGATcacaacacaatcaaaacacagTCCGCTTCCATTCTGAGGAAGTTACAGAGCTCAATTCAGAGGCCGCCTGGTATGACTGAGTTCAAATAGATGCATTGTAGTTGTTGTTCTTTGCTGCATCAAATGTTGGGATTTTTTAGGACTAGTTCAAGAACATCAGTCTCTCTGACTCATTGTATAAGGGTGTTATTCACTTTACAGCTTTGATTGGacagaagtagaagaagaacatttttacttttgctgGAGCTTTTCAAATCTCACACTGGTTTGCTGATCGAGACAACAAGGTTATTTGTACCCAGTTTGGCTGTTACTGACTGAGTTTGGGTGGTTTTTCAGGTGGAAATTCCCAAAGTGCTTCAGTGTTTCCCTTCTTTTACACCAGATGTCTCTCTCTTCCCTTCAACTCgtacttatatattttttgtttttctagctTGTGTTTACTTCTTTTGCCTACCTcattcctttcttttcttctctttccacGCTGCAAATCTTGTGTATAAATCAGTCACTCAATCAAATCTCCATCTACAGAGTGAACATGTATTTACAAGCAGCAGAACCACACTGGCGGTTCTGGGAGGCTCGACATAAACACAGtggtgctttgagctaaattAGCTAAGATACTGATGTTTAGCAGTTTAACATTTACCACGCTCATTATTCAGATTAAAGGcaaaccagcagtaaaatcagagTAAATTCTGACTGGATGATGGTGCTgctacacagaaataaaaactctGCGTGCTGATGAAAACCAAGAGATGTGTTTTCTTAGTGGCCTGAAATTTGTCGTGTTAAAGACAAACAGTATTACCTTTGAATTTTTAACTACCCTTCGTTTCATTTACATTGTTGTTTCCACAAACATGACAATCATGAATGAGCATCTTTGAACAGACACTGTGTGACCAGCCTAACAACTTGGACTTGCAATCGAGAAACTCTTTTGTGCAACAGCCCTttactgtgttgttttatttcttctagTTACCCAAAGATTCCTCTTCGCTGGTGTCCCAGCTCATGGTTTCAGATTGAAGTTTGTGCAGAGGGTCAATGTTGTGAAGGATCTCTTGGCGAGGTGACTCTTTCCCCTCACTGATGGTGGGCCACACATCAAAACCATCCAGACCAGGACTCTGGGTGGGACGCAGACACATTAATCACAAAGAATACACAGCAAAAGTCACATGTTGGGTAATGAGAGGTCCTTGCATTAGTGTTTCCAGAAGTAATACTCATACATTTACCGCACACGAATAAATAATAGCAAATTTCCTGTGGCAATAGAGGCTGCCGACTTCCTGAATTAGTCAGATACTGTGTCGATTGTAACCGAGATAGCCTTTCTTATCTGCTTTGGCAGTGGAAGTTTACCAGCATATCAAGCCAACAAAGCTTTTTGGGAGCCGTACACAGACTGCACTGACTTACAAATTAAAGTAATTTATGTCTGAGCCAAAACACAGAGCCTCTGTGTGGCCAGTGTTTAGAAATAGTCCACTTATCGTAATAAGTCAAGAGCACATTCATCTACAAGATAGTaaaattcagacagttttacGGTAGCACTGGAACATTTGTAAAGTCTGAGGCCAAAACAGGGACACATGTAGAGAGAGCTCCATATTTAACTCTGACCGTGACGACAAATAAACTTAATTTAAATCGGTGGGAGACGCTGAGTGAGTCCAGTTACCGCAGAATGAATTCTAGCAGGGTAAAATGTTTTGCGAGACACCTAAGAAAACATACAGAACCCGAATACAGGGGAATCTGAAATGCCTTCCAGTAACATGAGAGCTCGTATCAGTATCGTGGGTGGCTGCAGGGAGAAAAGCATGCCTCTCTCTAGTCTGTTTAAAAGCATAACAAAAATCAGGGTTGAGTGCACTTTTTCTATGACATTTAACTTTTATCATCCCATAATCACTCTGAGACAAAAAAGATATACCTGACTGAAAAAGCAACATctatgacaagaaaaaaaaggtttaagaAACCGCCAGGCTACCAACTATGACGAAAGTGGTACAGAATAAGAAAATTCTCCTGATTTGTTGTTCTAACACAGAGTCCTGCTGACCTGGCTGATGTTTCCTCCGGCCAGGCCGACCAGTGTGGGGAACCAGTCGGTGATGTGGAGAAGGTCTTTAGAAACTCGTCTCCTGCGTCTCAGCAGAGGGCTGTGGACGAACGCCACTCCGCGGACTCCACCCTCCCAATATGTGCCCTGAAAATACAGCCAGTAAGTTTAATTACAGCCTTTTCTGACCcataaacagattttttgttttgtcttgtctcGTCTCTCAAATCGTGCAGACATACAGACACAGGGAATAACAGTTACAGACTCAAACTTAATATTTAGCCCATCTTTAAAGGTTCTGTCTGCAACATTTAGAACCACTGGTTGTTGCTTTAACACCAGCTGCACATCAGCAATCATGTTGGCCACGTTTTCCTGGTCTGAACACtttcaggaaaaacaaaaaataatccagACACAGCCATTATTTAAGGTTGGCCAGTTTGTGCCTCCACTACAGTAAAATGTGTTGCTCTTTTGGACACTGGCTTGCAGCTGTAGGCTTTTGTTTTCCAATGTGGTGTCTCAGTCTGTTTATAAGTGTGTGGAGGGGtaacagtttcaaagggaggaGCTCACATGCACTAACAAACACTAACCTGCAGCCAGACCAGCTGCCAAAACACAGGACATAGAAACTCGAattacacacacagaaaggATGTAACTTCATTCTCTGATAGGGACACCATTACACCACAATATCTGTCACCATAACACATTCAAACCCTTGCATTCTGgatattttgtgcatttaaaaaactcaaaaacacaacatcaatTTCATCACATGAACCTCTGCAGTATCACTATGTTCTACTTGTCTACTGTAATATCACTGTTTTTTGCATCAGTATCTCTACTCAAGAAGTAATCCGCTCAATATCTGAAGTACATGTACAGTATCAACAGTACTGATGTATATTTATTGCTTATTTCTATTTTCTACTGATTTGGCACTACCCCCTTTGCTACTGGAACACTGCATTTTTTGTAAACTGTAGGATTAATAAAGGCTCATCTGATCTTTTCTGATCTTATCTTGCCTTAAGATATTTGTTTACTACTATATTAATGCTCTGTTTATGTACAAAATCTTGCAAATTGCACCTTTTAGAATGCTGTTTGAAACAAGCACATATTTGGAAgcttattaaatgtttaaaatatagGTTTTGAATTATGTACAAGtagacagaacaaaaaaaactacagcaaTGATAGCAGCACTATGAAGTTAGAATACATCTCACTGTTTAGAtcttaaaagaaaaagcaaacttTTGCAGAAGTGGTTACCTGATGTTCTCTAAATCAGTTTTTCTGTACTAAAGTGTactacagtggtggaaaaaagttctCGGAAACCCCATACATTGGTGAAAtgttgcattaagaatcactcttaggtcttcaagtgcaatttcatTTAGAAGAATCGCAGCCATAATACTAAAGAAATCCTtgaaaagccattaaaaacttttataaaaataagacattttgagGATTGGGTCTTTTTggcagaatttagttttgttagtttttcttttaaataatgtacaaaaaaaatcattgtattTGTTcatgtctgtctaatgcagccacaccttttgaaacacacgcaaaaaaatccacaaatatttcatgagaatatttgagattgtgtcaAAATTTTAAGGGTGCCCGGAAACTTTTCCACGTCTGTATTCTGTACTTCAGTGCATTTCATATTAAGTTTGTCGTGGCTACATACAGACCTGTCAGCTTTCCTGCTTtgagataaaaacaaattttaGCACGCTAACATGCTAAAATGCAGCAGTTGAGTTGTGAATGTACTAATGTTTTCATATTAACAAGTACAGAGCGTTAACATCCTTACTTTGTGCATATTAGCATGTCGGACTACAGATTCTAAATTGCACACATTTTGGCCTGCACAAAACACAGCGTTGATGATCCTTAAAGGGATttgaggagatttaatttcctacgactttgaacgtagcatgcgcacatacaacctctccctcacctccctctaacctcccccctcttaacatttacgaagaaacgcccccctccagaaactatcgtaggactcgtgaagttgcctacagccgcagtataatacaacaatacattttacctgtccagaaggaatttaacaaccaaggcatctgtctttaggtccatttgttgcttgagctgacgccatcgcccaaatgactcgccaataatcacttttgtttttgcgatccagttgtcttttattttctctgacctcaaacaatgcctttcttttacggctgggtccccctggatctttatctgccattatgttaaaaaaagatgagcaaaacaagtcgccagctaactacgaagctataccaaagcaacacatacacaaaacacgtaagtccgaggcgtacgtaatctacgtaactaggcctgagccggaagatttttga includes these proteins:
- the LOC110954667 gene encoding arylsulfatase I-like; amino-acid sequence: MQAAAAAAVALTVLSVFLSLHGLFAHQSKPNQIQQQNDRNAQNEEVEEKKKNQPHIIFILIDDQGFNDIGYHNPTIKTPTLDKLAAEGVKLENYYVQPICTPSRSQLITGRYQIHTGLQHSIIRPSQPSCLPSHMDTLPERLREAGYSTHMVGKWHLGFYRKACLPTRKGFDSFFGSLTGSVDYYSYGSCDGPGLCGYDLHDDEGVAWGQEGKYSTTLFTQRARKIIESHDPADRPLFLLLSLQAVHTPLQPPKSYIYPYRDMANVARRKFAAMVSTVDEAVRNVTYALRKYGYYRNSVIIYSTDNGAQPFTGGSNWPLRGRKGTYWEGGVRGVAFVHSPLLRRRRRVSKDLLHITDWFPTLVGLAGGNISQSPGLDGFDVWPTISEGKESPRQEILHNIDPLHKLQSETMSWDTSEEESLVKTPKGAAPKKPKKKKKKKKVLKQQPKQKSAFKLKTTKKPRTFAHHAAKSKSKPLPKPKRKPLPKSKPTSKAKTKAHSQRQTLSHYRPNPKISSSGFPSVSGTSRPKSQPQSQSRSKTKSRRTTILNQNLSQFGPPLPKSKRQLKLHFRAKSRRTSFQYQNVSQPGTQLPKSQPTASVSLQPVWDTSVQAAIRVGDWKLLTGDPGHGDWVPPQVLPTLPGRWWNLERTLLPFYKTSAHKNIWLFNITGDPYERHDLADQRPDVVQQLLARLAYYNQTAVPVYFPPDDPRANPSHHGGAWVPWVDEGEEEEGKYQGVYKKGKNVKKKRKKKKCRMCKLKSFFLKLNTGMMSNRI